Part of the Robbsia sp. KACC 23696 genome, GCACCGGCGCCTCGCGAATTTCGGGAAAGGCCATCGCATCGATGACTTTCTGCTATCGTTAGCACTTTACATTTCTTTCGCAGCCCGCACGGTTCGCGTTATGATCCGGCGCCTCGCGAACAGGCGTATCTCAGCACGTCTTGCAGCACATCGTTACTTTTCGCCCTATGGCATCTCGGCGCCCTCGATCTGGCGGGCGCCCTTCAGGAGTCTGGCCTTGACCGTTGTCCATACGACGCCCGGCGCCCGGATCGGGATCGACGTCGGCGGTACCTTCACGGACTTCGTCCTGTTCGACGCGAACACGGCCCGCTTCGCGTTCCATAAGCAGCCCAGTACCCCGTCCGACCCGGCGCTCGCCGTCCAGCTCGGATTGACCGCCTTGCTCGAGAAATGCGCACTCCGGGCGCAGGACGTCGACGCCCTGCTGCATGGCACGACGATCGGCCTCAATGCCATCATCCAGCGGCGCGGCGCCCGTGTCGGCCTGGTGGTCACGGAAGGTTTTCGAGATATCTTGGAAATCGGTCGCGCGCGGATGCCTTCGTCGTTCGACTTTCACGCCACGCGCGAAGCGCCGTTCCTGACCCGGGATCGCGTGATCGAAATGCCGGCGCGATTCAACCGGGACGGTCAACGCACGCAGTGGCCCGACGCGGCCGCGCTGGACGAGGTTGCCGAGGCGATCGCCGCGCTGGATGTCGATGCCACCGTCGTCATGCTGATCAACGGCTATGCCGCTCCCGACGAGGAAGGTGCATTGACCGACAGCCTGCAGACGCGTATCCCCGACGTCAAACTGCTGAGTGCGGCGCGTACCTGGCCTGAGATCCGCGAATACGAGCGCACCTTGGTCGCGACGTTGAACGCGTATATCCAGCCGTTGATGGCACGCTATTTCACGCGCCTGACCGCGCTGATGACGGAGATCGGCCTGGATGCGCCGATCCTCGTGACGGCGTCGAACGGCGGTTCCTTATCGTTGCAATCGGCATTGGAACGCCCCATCGACACCGTGCTGTCGGGACCGGCCGGTGGCGTGGTAGCAGCCGCACGGCTGTCGCGCGAAACCGGCATGCCGCAACTGGTCACGTTCGACATGGGCGGCACCAGCAGCGATATCGCCGTATGCGTCGATGGCCAGGCCGAAATCGCCACGCGGACCGAGATCGGTGGCCTGCCGCTGGTGCTGCCGGTGGTCGGCGTGTCCGCGATCGGCGCCGGCGGCGGTTCGGTAGTCTGGGTCGACGAACAGGGCGTCATCAAGGTCGGGCCGCTAAGCGCCGGTGCAAACCCGGGCCCCGCTGCCTATGCCCGTGGCGGCGAAGACGCGACTGTCACGGACTGCTATCTCGCGACCGGTGTCCTCGATGCGAAAGCCTTCCTTGGCGGCGACATGCCGCTCGATGCCTCGCTCGCCGACGCCGCGCTGCAACGCGTCGCGACGGCACTGGACATGACCGGTGACGATATCGCCGCGCGTGCCGCAAGCGGCGCGTTGGCGGTGACGACGGCGCAGATGGCATCCGAACTGCGCAAGAGCCTGGCGCAACGCGGCCTCGATCCGTCCGGTTTTGCCCTGGTACCGTTCGGTGGCGCGGGCCCCACGCATGCCAACTGGCTTGCCGAAGACGCCGGGCTATCCCATATTGTGGTACCAGCGATTCCCGGCACGTTCTGCGCGCTGGGAGCCGTCAGCGCCGACCTGCGGCGCGACTTCGTCCGCAGCCTGCGCGTTCCTTTGAACGCAGCAGCCGCGCAGACGCTCGATGCGCTGTGGCAGGAGATGGAGACCGGCGCGCGCGCCTGGCTCGACGAGCAAGGTATCGAACAGACCGGCCCGGCGAGCTTGCTGGCCGCCATCGACATGCGGTACGCGGGTCAGGCCTATGAAATCAAGGTCAAACTGCCGCATCCACTGCCGCGGCCGCTGACGCCGGAAATCATCGCGGAAGCATTCCATCGGGAGCACGAACGGCTTT contains:
- a CDS encoding hydantoinase/oxoprolinase family protein, with the translated sequence MTVVHTTPGARIGIDVGGTFTDFVLFDANTARFAFHKQPSTPSDPALAVQLGLTALLEKCALRAQDVDALLHGTTIGLNAIIQRRGARVGLVVTEGFRDILEIGRARMPSSFDFHATREAPFLTRDRVIEMPARFNRDGQRTQWPDAAALDEVAEAIAALDVDATVVMLINGYAAPDEEGALTDSLQTRIPDVKLLSAARTWPEIREYERTLVATLNAYIQPLMARYFTRLTALMTEIGLDAPILVTASNGGSLSLQSALERPIDTVLSGPAGGVVAAARLSRETGMPQLVTFDMGGTSSDIAVCVDGQAEIATRTEIGGLPLVLPVVGVSAIGAGGGSVVWVDEQGVIKVGPLSAGANPGPAAYARGGEDATVTDCYLATGVLDAKAFLGGDMPLDASLADAALQRVATALDMTGDDIAARAASGALAVTTAQMASELRKSLAQRGLDPSGFALVPFGGAGPTHANWLAEDAGLSHIVVPAIPGTFCALGAVSADLRRDFVRSLRVPLNAAAAQTLDALWQEMETGARAWLDEQGIEQTGPASLLAAIDMRYAGQAYEIKVKLPHPLPRPLTPEIIAEAFHREHERLYGFRDGDAPIDLSTIRLAIVGATASLPTHHVPDGGGRPTPEAHRPVFLRGAWHQAAVYRRAALRAGDVFDGPAVVAQADTTVLVLSGWQARTDTLGYLHLTRQGATA